Genomic window (Candidatus Thorarchaeota archaeon):
GGGCTCAGATTTCTGTTCGAATACGGTAACTGGGTAGCCTCGCCGTATCAGTTGATATGCACAAGATAGACCGGCAGGACCAGACCCAATAACAGCAACCGATGAGCCTTTGTCAAGTTCAATAGGTTCTACATCAGGGTTCTCACCAGCCATCTCATAATCTGCAAGGAATCTGTGCAGGTTACGTACACTCAAGCTCTCATCAAGCATTCCTCGCTCGCATTCAGCCTCACAGAAACCGATACACACTCTCCCCAAGACTCCGGGAAACGGAATAGAGTCCCTTACGATTTTCAGAGCCGCATCGTATCGTTTTTCTTTCATCAGAGAAATGAAACCCTGAGCATTGACCCCAGCAGGACAGGTCGCCCGACAGGCAGGCAGGCCTTTTTTGTCGATTGTGTATGTGTTCGGCGTTGCTTGTGGAAAGGGTTGATATATGGCTTTTCGAAAACCGATTCCCTGATCAAACTCGCTTGGTAGCTCCACCGGGCATACTTCAACACATTCACCACATCCAGAGCATGCGTCAGGATTTACGTACATTGGTTTCTTAACAACTTGAACATCAAAATCTCCAGCAACGCCACTCACGGTTCGTATCTCACTATAGGTCAGAAGACGGATATTGGGATGCCGGTCAACTTCACTAAGTTTTGGAGTCAGAATACATGCAGAACAGTCGAGCGTGGGAAAAGTTTTGTCGATCATAGCCATACGACCGCCGATAGATGGACTCTTTTCCACAAGAACAACCTTGAAACCCTGATCTGCGATGTCCAATGCTGCTTGCATTCCTGCAACACCCCCACCAACTACCATTGCAGTCGTTTGATTTGGGCGTTCGTGTGAAGAATCGACCGGTTTTGCTGCATCAGCGCACATGGTACTTCATTCCTATTCAAGTCCATGCCTGCTTGCGTCTGTAGAGTGGTCACCGATTTTCTTTAGTAACACATTTTCATCGAATATCATCACTAGATTATCAAGTCAGCAGACATGTTCCATTAACAAAATAAAACAGCTTCCCGTGTAATAAACCTTACATTTTTCTCCCATATGTGATTTATTAAGCACAAGTGTTCTTCTGTCACGTTTTATTGGTAGAATATGAAATCCAGTAGATAGCGTAGGCACTATTCTCTTGGTTTTGAATTTGTAATCAATCTCTTAAGTCACTATTTAGAAAATAGCCAGTCAGACCTATCAGAGATTCAGAGGGTAGGCACCATGTTCTTTCGCAGCACGAATCATTGCAAGAACATTCTCTGCAGGGCTTGTTGGGGGCACATCACACCCCGGGGCAAGAATCATAGGTCCATTGCGTCCACCAGCATACATGGCCTCTTTACTGGCTTGTACAACACTCTCTGGTGTACCTTCTAGGAGCTGATTGGCTGGATCGATATTGCCTACAAT
Coding sequences:
- a CDS encoding FAD-dependent oxidoreductase, whose translation is MCADAAKPVDSSHERPNQTTAMVVGGGVAGMQAALDIADQGFKVVLVEKSPSIGGRMAMIDKTFPTLDCSACILTPKLSEVDRHPNIRLLTYSEIRTVSGVAGDFDVQVVKKPMYVNPDACSGCGECVEVCPVELPSEFDQGIGFRKAIYQPFPQATPNTYTIDKKGLPACRATCPAGVNAQGFISLMKEKRYDAALKIVRDSIPFPGVLGRVCIGFCEAECERGMLDESLSVRNLHRFLADYEMAGENPDVEPIELDKGSSVAVIGSGPAGLSCAYQLIRRGYPVTVFEQKSEPGGLLRYAIPKYRLPRNVLDYEIDRIKNLGVKIQTNHRVESFEELENAGFNAIFVATGASVSNRLAIDGEKMSGIFHSTEFLDKIARGDEIEVGEKVAVVGGGDAAVDSARVALRMGASDVVVIYRRSGIELPAIPSEVEDAREEGVRFMFLTQPVEILTSKNALAGVKCVRMRLGEPDHSGRRRPIPIPHSEFTIAMDNMIVAIGQSPDPVGIQNECDCTERGLLKADPITLETSVEGVFGGGDLVSGPYTVVKAVAHGKDAA